From Oryza sativa Japonica Group chromosome 4, ASM3414082v1, one genomic window encodes:
- the LOC4334905 gene encoding uncharacterized protein encodes MDQQLHLQGTSTATTVPLQGDPASDHHPHLSIDIPPAAASMSPAPTQAAADITPTPTTSILSTKASTPAGSCSSRSTSVAPKPQRSSSFMLRQTVKSLLPVGSFKSSVKFFNARISRTSSLPVTDVSQEQADKTSTTHAVDKAGHMYRSQSLPMNMKKLNNGKSFKRMNSLGGVYRVVPSTPSVPVTSSNVIPDIVPSEPGDEDGEDIAEEEAVCRICMVELSEGSDTLKLECSCKGELALAHKHCAMKWFTMKGTRTCEVCKEDVQNLPVTLVRVQSMQQPELQTNPANASRYDRLRMWQGAPILVIVSILAYFCFLEQLLVARDGIAALAISLPFSCILGLFSSLTTTSMVARRYVWIYATIQFLFVVFFTHLFYRYLHLQAVISIILATFAGFGVGMTGNSIIVEIIRWRAARAAAAPPAQTRHRRRRHGRRQQQPPPAQPAASSAAVADVENPPV; translated from the exons ATGGATCAGCAGCTGCACCTGCAG GGGACTAGTACTGCTACAACTGTTCCATTGCAAGGTGACCCTGCTTCTGATCACCACCCACATCTCTCAATCGACATACCACCAGCTGCAGCAAGCATGTCACCTGCACCGACACAAGCTGCTGCAGATATCACACCCACACCGACCACTTCGATTTTGAGCACCAAAGCGAGCACACCTGCAGGTTCATGTTCCAGCAGAAGCACCAGCGTTGCCCCAAAGCCGCAACGATCGTCATCCTTCATGCTGAGGCAGACTGTCAAGAGCCTCTTGCCAGTGGGAAGCTTCAAGTCGTCAGTCAAGTTCTTCAACGCCAGAATTTCGAGGACATCGTCGCTCCCGGTGACCGATGTCTCGCAGGAACAAGCCGATAAAACTTCGACTACTCATGCTGTT GATAAAGCAGGTCACATGTACCGGTCACAGTCGCTTCCCATGAACATGAAGAAATTGAATAATGGAAAGAGCTTCAAGAGAATGAATTCACTCGGCGGTGTCTACCGCGTAGTTCCTTCGACACCATCAGTCCCCGTGACAAGCAGCAATGTCATCCCAGATATAGTCCCATCTGAACCAG GTGATGAAGATGGAGAGGACATAGCAGAGGAAGAGGCAGTATGCAGGATCTGCATGGTTGAGCTGTCAGAAGGGAGTGACACTCTGAAGCTGGAGTGTTCATGCAAGGGCGAGCTCGCTCTAGCTCACAAGCACTGCGCCATGAAGTGGTTCACCATGAAAGGTACCAGGACATGCGAGGTCTGCAAGGAAGATGTTCAGAACCTCCCTGTCACCCTTGTTCGTGTTCAGAGCATGCAGCAGCCTGAGCTTCAGACCAACCCTGCCAACGCATCAAGATACGATCGCCTcag GATGTGGCAGGGAGCGCCAATCCTTGTGATCGTCAGCATCCTCGCCTACTTCTGCTTCTTGGAACAGCTGCTG GTTGCCCGTGATGGTATTGCAGCGCTGGCAATATCGCTGCCCTTCTCATGTATCCTTGGCCTCTTCTCATCCCTCACCACAACAAGCATGG TGGCAAGGAGATACGTGTGGATCTATGCGACAATTCAGTTTCTGttcgtcgtcttcttcaccCATCTCTTCTACAGATAT ctCCATTTGCAAGCGGTGATATCAATCATCCTGGCCACGTTTGCCGGGTTCGGCGTAGGGATGACCGGCAACTCCATCATCGTGGAGATTATAcggtggagggcggcgagggcggcggcggcgccgccggctcaaacccgtcatcgtcgtcgtcgtcatggtCGCAGGCAACAACAGCCACCACCTGCACAACCAGCTGCTTCTTCAGCTGCCGTCGCCGACGTTGAGAACCCACCTGTATAA
- the LOC4334906 gene encoding uncharacterized protein — translation MAANSSNDTVNVASEVSSILSKLNDHLAGADEAKEPAGTSIITLAGENNGATMEVAGDVEDLVVVEAGGDEDDDEEEESVVSAYTNSNYQALNNSVLVAGSCAVKDPGVHVVIVEHVDEIRDYDDDVRDE, via the coding sequence ATGGCGGCTAATTCCTCCAACGACACCGTCAACGTGGCCTCCGAGGTGAGCAGCATCCTCTCCAAGCTCAACGatcacctcgccggcgccgacgaggccaAGGAGCCGGCGGGGACAAGCATCATCACGCTGGCCGGGGAGAACAACGGCGCCACcatggaggtggccggcgacgtggaggaCCTCGTCGtggtggaggccggcggcgacgaggacgacgacgaggaggaggagagcgtggTGAGTGCCTACACCAACAGCAACTACCAGGCTCTGAACAACTCGgtgctcgtcgccggcagcTGCGCCGTCAAGGACCCCGGCGTCCACGTCGTCATCGTCGAGCACGTCGACGAGATCCgcgactacgacgacgacgtccggGACGAATAA